Proteins found in one Zea mays cultivar B73 chromosome 1, Zm-B73-REFERENCE-NAM-5.0, whole genome shotgun sequence genomic segment:
- the LOC100283104 gene encoding cortical cell-delineating protein precursor — translation MATKSIASLLAVALLLLLSSPAAVVVVRAQQQQRGNPCPTNAVADLKVCADVLVLLKLKINVPQSQRCCPLLGSLVNLDLAACLCATIRLNVLGIPVNLPLDVPLVLNYCGRNASAVPGSNCSF, via the coding sequence atggccaCCAAAAGCATCGCCTCGCTGCTCGCCGTggccctgctgctgctgctctccTCCCcggccgccgtcgtcgtcgtccgcgcgcagcagcagcagcggggCAACCCGTGCCCGACGAACGCGGTGGCGGACCTCAAGGTGTGCGCCGACGTGCTGGTCCTGCTCAAGCTCAAGATCAACGTGCCGCAGAGCCAGCGGTGCTGCCCGCTGCTGGGCAGCCTCGTCAACCTCGACCTGGCCGCCTGCCTGTGCGCCACCATCAGGCTCAACGTGCTCGGCATCCCCGTCAACCTGCCGCTCGACGTGCCCCTCGTGCTCAACTACTGCGGCCGGAACGCGTCCGCCGTGCCGGGCTCCAACTGTTCCTTCTGA